The proteins below are encoded in one region of Acidobacteriota bacterium:
- the cdaA gene encoding diadenylate cyclase CdaA — MSEILDFLWLIAAQLTQLRGLLDLLVLWFATYQLMLLIRRTRAVQMVYGLLAVVLLWALTGLYSPLRLQAVNWVLSQVLIYGAFMVIVIFQNPIRQALAQFGRNPFRRFRQHDVRAQIIADISLACSAMGSRRIGALIVLERTHGLKNYIETGIELDARVSYDLLINIFTPKTPLHDGAVIISEGRIKAASCFLPLTTDPYTSRDFGTRHRAAKGVTEETDAVAVVVSEERGKISVAVDGALLTDLDGRALRAFLEEQLGGEGAEGEASPGFFESRSARAGLFS, encoded by the coding sequence GTGAGCGAGATCCTCGACTTCCTCTGGCTGATCGCCGCCCAGCTCACCCAGCTCCGGGGCCTGCTCGATCTTCTCGTGCTGTGGTTCGCCACCTACCAGCTGATGCTGCTGATCCGGCGCACCCGTGCCGTCCAGATGGTCTACGGCCTGCTCGCCGTGGTGCTGCTGTGGGCCCTGACCGGGCTCTACTCACCGCTCCGGCTCCAGGCCGTAAACTGGGTCCTGAGCCAGGTGTTGATCTACGGCGCCTTCATGGTGATCGTGATCTTTCAGAACCCCATCCGGCAGGCCCTGGCCCAGTTCGGCCGGAATCCCTTCCGCCGCTTTCGGCAGCATGACGTCCGGGCCCAGATCATCGCGGACATCTCCCTGGCCTGCTCGGCCATGGGCTCGAGACGCATCGGCGCCCTGATCGTGCTCGAACGAACCCACGGCCTGAAGAACTACATCGAGACCGGCATCGAACTCGACGCCCGGGTGAGTTACGACCTGCTGATCAACATCTTCACGCCCAAAACGCCCCTGCACGACGGGGCAGTGATCATCAGCGAGGGCCGGATCAAGGCGGCGAGCTGCTTTCTGCCCCTGACCACCGACCCCTACACCTCGCGGGATTTCGGCACCCGCCACCGGGCGGCCAAGGGCGTGACCGAAGAAACCGACGCGGTGGCGGTGGTGGTCTCCGAGGAGCGGGGCAAGATCTCCGTCGCGGTCGACGGCGCCCTGCTCACGGATCTGGACGGGCGAGCCCTGCGCGCCTTCCTCGAAGAGCAGCTCGGAGGAGAAGGCGCCGAGGGTGAAGCCTCGCCGGGCTTCTTCGAATCGCGTTCGGCGCGGGCGGGACTGTTTTCATGA
- the folP gene encoding dihydropteroate synthase, with product MATAGVRTWDLCESAGEGLPTPCRVLRCPPAHRTAIATALERRHPPLCLLERPDHLLLAGPARALLDFTRLLPPPAGPVLAAALEAYEAAPRPLRFADGASLDMAGAARVMGIINVTPDSFSDGGLFVDPGRATEQAARMAEEGADLVDVGGESSRPGATPVDTDEELARVIPVVRRIRRELPTLRISVDTRRGAVARQALEAGADMINDISALADPSLARVVAEWGCPVVLMHMRGEPRSMQADTRYDDLLQEIFDHLAERSARARESGIEDDRILVDPGVGFGKSVEGNEEILRRLGSFRSLGFPILVGVSRKMFVGFRSGVEVPAARLAGSLAAACAAVLAGARIIRAHDVAATRQALAVVEPLQGWPRRGPAEGSR from the coding sequence ATGGCCACGGCGGGGGTGCGGACCTGGGATCTGTGCGAGAGCGCGGGCGAGGGCCTGCCCACCCCCTGCCGGGTCCTGCGCTGCCCTCCCGCCCACCGGACGGCGATCGCCACGGCCCTCGAGCGCCGCCACCCGCCGCTGTGTCTTCTCGAACGTCCCGATCACCTGCTGCTGGCCGGCCCGGCCCGGGCCCTCCTCGACTTCACCCGGCTTCTCCCGCCTCCCGCCGGCCCGGTCCTGGCGGCGGCCCTCGAGGCCTACGAGGCGGCTCCCCGCCCCCTGCGCTTCGCCGACGGCGCATCCCTGGACATGGCAGGCGCCGCGCGGGTGATGGGCATCATCAACGTCACGCCGGACTCGTTCTCCGATGGCGGGCTCTTCGTCGACCCCGGCCGCGCCACCGAGCAGGCCGCCCGGATGGCCGAGGAGGGAGCCGACCTGGTGGATGTCGGCGGTGAGTCCTCCCGCCCCGGCGCCACACCCGTCGACACCGACGAGGAACTCGCCCGGGTCATTCCCGTCGTCCGGCGCATCCGCCGGGAACTGCCGACCCTGCGCATCTCGGTGGATACGCGCCGGGGGGCCGTGGCCCGGCAGGCCCTCGAGGCGGGGGCCGACATGATCAACGACATCTCCGCCCTTGCCGATCCCTCGCTGGCCCGGGTGGTGGCCGAGTGGGGCTGCCCGGTGGTGCTGATGCACATGCGGGGTGAGCCCCGCTCGATGCAGGCCGACACGCGCTACGACGACTTGCTGCAAGAGATCTTCGATCACCTGGCGGAAAGAAGCGCCCGGGCCCGCGAATCGGGGATCGAGGATGATAGAATCCTCGTCGATCCGGGAGTCGGTTTCGGCAAGTCGGTGGAGGGCAACGAGGAGATCCTTCGGCGGCTCGGCTCCTTCAGGAGCCTTGGTTTTCCCATTCTCGTGGGTGTGTCCCGCAAGATGTTCGTCGGTTTCCGCAGCGGGGTGGAGGTTCCGGCCGCCAGGCTGGCGGGCTCTCTTGCGGCCGCCTGCGCGGCCGTCCTGGCCGGAGCGCGCATTATCCGGGCCCACGACGTAGCGGCCACCCGGCAAGCCCTGGCGGTGGTCGAACCCCTCCAGGGCTGGCCCCGCCGCGGTCCGGCAGAGGGCTCACGGTGA
- the ftsH gene encoding ATP-dependent zinc metalloprotease FtsH — MNQHVKTILIWATIFVGLIVVIKLFSTSSETAEPLTQSALYEAIDEDRVQEITITGDAIGYQVDGKYKDGTTFSTYLVKDEKLIDRLREHGVTVKAEKPRDGTILVGILSWAPILLFIGIWIFFMRQMQTGGNKALSFGKSRAKLLTPQGKKITFRDVAGCEEAKQELLEIIDFLKDPQRFQRLGGKIPKGVLLMGPPGTGKTLLARAIAGEANVPFFSISGSDFVEMFVGVGASRVRDLFEQGKKNAPCIIFVDEIDAVGRHRGAGLGGGHDEREQTLNQLLVEMDGFESNDGVILIAATNRPDVLDPALLRPGRFDRRVVVGRPDVRGREEILRVHTEKIPLGEVDLSVIARGTPGFSGADLANLVNEAALYAARLGKSAVGQDDFEIAKDKVMMGVERRSLLVSDEEKRNTAYHEAGHALVAHLEPCADPLHKVTIIPRGMALGVTQQLPEDDKHTHTRAYLEATLAVMMGGRVAEELFMEHLTTGAGNDIERATDLARRMVCEWGMSDKLGPLTFGKKDEQIFLGREIARHKDYSEQTAILIDQEVQRIVRESYDRATALLSEHRDALVRLAEALLEREVLDADEIRRLVDGETLPPMPPLNPDAPDSPAPATNEDAVTGEDRDPDPLLGGPVEQPS, encoded by the coding sequence GATCAAACTTTTTTCCACTTCCTCGGAGACGGCCGAGCCGCTGACCCAGAGCGCCCTGTACGAGGCGATCGACGAGGATCGGGTACAAGAGATCACCATCACCGGCGATGCCATCGGCTACCAGGTGGACGGCAAGTACAAGGACGGCACCACCTTCTCCACCTACCTGGTCAAGGACGAAAAGCTGATCGACCGCCTGCGGGAGCACGGCGTGACCGTCAAGGCGGAAAAACCGCGGGACGGCACGATCCTGGTGGGGATCCTGAGCTGGGCGCCGATCCTGCTGTTCATCGGCATCTGGATCTTCTTCATGCGGCAGATGCAGACCGGCGGCAACAAGGCCCTGTCCTTCGGCAAGTCGCGGGCCAAGCTGCTCACGCCCCAGGGCAAGAAGATCACTTTCCGTGACGTGGCGGGCTGCGAGGAAGCCAAGCAGGAACTGCTCGAGATCATCGACTTCCTCAAGGATCCCCAGCGATTCCAGCGCCTGGGCGGCAAGATCCCCAAGGGCGTGCTGCTGATGGGCCCTCCGGGCACGGGCAAGACCCTGCTGGCCCGGGCCATCGCCGGCGAGGCCAACGTTCCCTTCTTTTCCATCTCGGGCTCCGATTTCGTCGAAATGTTCGTCGGCGTGGGCGCCTCCCGGGTGCGTGACCTCTTCGAGCAGGGCAAGAAGAACGCCCCCTGCATCATCTTCGTCGACGAGATCGACGCGGTGGGGCGACATCGCGGCGCGGGCCTCGGCGGCGGCCACGACGAGCGGGAGCAGACCCTCAACCAGCTGCTGGTCGAGATGGACGGCTTCGAATCCAACGACGGGGTGATCCTGATCGCCGCGACCAACCGCCCCGATGTGCTCGACCCCGCCCTGCTGCGGCCGGGGCGCTTCGACCGCCGGGTGGTCGTGGGCCGGCCCGATGTCCGGGGCCGCGAGGAGATCCTGCGGGTCCACACCGAGAAGATCCCCCTCGGCGAAGTGGACCTGTCGGTCATCGCCAGGGGCACGCCGGGCTTCTCCGGCGCCGACCTGGCCAACCTGGTCAACGAGGCCGCCCTCTACGCCGCCCGCCTGGGTAAGAGCGCCGTGGGCCAGGACGACTTCGAGATCGCCAAGGACAAGGTGATGATGGGCGTCGAGCGGCGCAGCCTGCTGGTCTCCGACGAGGAGAAGCGGAACACCGCCTACCACGAGGCGGGCCACGCCCTGGTGGCCCACCTCGAACCCTGTGCCGATCCACTGCACAAGGTGACCATCATCCCCCGGGGCATGGCTCTCGGTGTCACCCAGCAACTTCCGGAAGACGACAAGCACACCCACACCCGGGCCTATCTCGAGGCGACCCTGGCGGTGATGATGGGGGGCCGGGTGGCCGAAGAACTGTTCATGGAACACCTGACCACCGGCGCCGGCAACGACATCGAACGGGCCACCGACCTGGCCCGCCGGATGGTCTGCGAGTGGGGCATGAGCGACAAACTCGGCCCCCTGACCTTCGGCAAGAAAGACGAGCAGATCTTCCTCGGCCGCGAGATCGCCCGGCACAAGGACTACTCCGAGCAGACGGCGATTCTCATCGACCAGGAGGTGCAGCGCATCGTGCGGGAGTCCTACGACCGGGCCACGGCCCTGCTCTCCGAGCACCGGGACGCCCTAGTGCGGCTGGCCGAGGCCCTGCTCGAAAGGGAAGTCCTCGACGCCGACGAGATCCGCCGGCTGGTGGACGGCGAGACTCTGCCTCCCATGCCCCCGCTGAACCCCGACGCTCCCGACTCGCCGGCCCCCGCCACCAACGAAGACGCCGTCACCGGGGAGGACCGGGATCCCGACCCCCTGCTGGGAGGTCCGGTCGAGCAGCCGAGCTAG